A region from the Mycolicibacterium phlei genome encodes:
- the rpmB gene encoding 50S ribosomal protein L28: protein MAAVCDICGKGPGFGKSVSHSHRRTSRRWNPNIQTVRAVARPGGNKQRLNVCTSCIKAGKVVRG from the coding sequence ATGGCTGCCGTGTGCGATATCTGCGGGAAGGGCCCCGGCTTCGGAAAGTCCGTCTCGCACTCCCATCGCCGGACCAGCCGTCGGTGGAATCCGAACATCCAGACCGTGCGCGCCGTGGCCCGTCCGGGCGGCAACAAGCAGCGCCTGAACGTGTGCACGTCCTGCATCAAGGCCGGCAAGGTCGTCCGGGGCTGA
- a CDS encoding DAK2 domain-containing protein — translation MAARRLDAATLREWAHTAVGQLITHTDEINGLNVFPVADADTGTNMLFTMRSAWAQADALAGDDSGDVVAVAAALARGALNGARGNSGVILSQILRGLADVTAEAAEQRGGVAAVDTALFCAALRRAVDLVVKSMGEVVPGTIVSVLQACADAAEQAAAHTALPDVVVTVCEAAARSLDQTTGQLDVLAEAGVVDAGGRGLLVLLDAMSATLTGTAPTRAQYAPARLPAPVTGTDPAGPMYEVMYQLADCDAAGADTLRAELERLGESVAIAASSDRHPDRYSVHVHADDAGAVIEAALAVGRPSRIQVTPLIGARPAAGGSRGRIVLAVVDGAGAEELFAAEGAHVLRIDDDTPVSAHQLLHALVNADAGQAMLLPNGYVAAEELVAGCTAAIGWGIDVVPVPAASMVQGLAALAVHDAGRQAVDDGYTMARAAAGARHGSVRVATEEAITWAGMCKPGDGLGISGDEVLIVGRDLVAAGAGLIDLMLAAGGELVTVLTGAGVDASVATALREHVHAKHLGVELVTYHTGHRGDVLLIGVE, via the coding sequence ATGGCGGCTCGACGGCTCGACGCCGCCACGCTGCGGGAGTGGGCCCACACCGCCGTCGGGCAGCTGATCACTCACACCGACGAGATCAACGGGCTCAACGTGTTCCCGGTCGCCGACGCCGACACCGGCACGAACATGCTGTTCACCATGCGCTCGGCCTGGGCGCAGGCCGACGCGCTGGCCGGCGACGACTCCGGTGACGTCGTCGCGGTGGCCGCCGCGCTGGCCCGCGGGGCACTCAACGGAGCCCGCGGCAACTCCGGGGTGATCCTGTCGCAGATCCTGCGCGGGCTGGCCGACGTGACCGCCGAGGCCGCCGAGCAGCGCGGCGGCGTGGCCGCCGTCGACACCGCCCTGTTCTGCGCCGCGCTGCGGCGCGCCGTCGACCTGGTCGTCAAGTCGATGGGCGAGGTCGTGCCCGGCACCATCGTGTCGGTGCTGCAGGCCTGCGCGGACGCCGCCGAGCAGGCCGCCGCGCACACCGCGCTGCCCGATGTGGTGGTGACGGTCTGCGAGGCCGCGGCCCGCTCCCTGGATCAGACCACCGGCCAGCTCGACGTGCTGGCCGAGGCCGGCGTGGTGGACGCCGGCGGACGCGGTCTGCTGGTACTGCTGGACGCGATGAGCGCCACCCTGACCGGAACCGCGCCGACCCGGGCGCAATACGCCCCGGCCCGGCTGCCCGCACCGGTCACAGGCACGGACCCGGCCGGCCCGATGTATGAGGTCATGTACCAACTCGCCGACTGCGACGCCGCGGGGGCGGACACGCTGCGCGCGGAACTGGAGCGCCTCGGTGAGTCGGTGGCGATCGCGGCGTCCTCCGACAGGCATCCGGACCGGTACTCGGTGCACGTGCACGCCGACGACGCCGGCGCGGTCATCGAGGCGGCGCTGGCCGTCGGCAGGCCCAGCCGCATCCAGGTCACCCCGCTGATCGGGGCGCGGCCCGCGGCCGGTGGATCGCGCGGGCGGATCGTGCTGGCGGTCGTCGACGGCGCCGGCGCCGAGGAACTGTTCGCCGCGGAGGGGGCGCACGTGCTGCGCATCGACGACGACACCCCGGTCAGCGCACACCAGTTGCTGCACGCGCTGGTCAACGCCGACGCCGGACAGGCGATGCTGCTGCCGAACGGCTACGTCGCCGCCGAGGAGCTGGTGGCCGGGTGCACCGCCGCGATCGGATGGGGGATCGACGTGGTGCCGGTGCCCGCCGCCTCGATGGTGCAGGGGCTGGCCGCTCTGGCCGTGCACGACGCCGGGCGGCAGGCCGTCGACGACGGCTACACCATGGCCCGCGCCGCCGCCGGTGCCCGGCACGGTTCGGTGCGGGTGGCCACCGAGGAGGCGATCACCTGGGCCGGTATGTGCAAACCCGGTGACGGGCTTGGGATCTCGGGCGACGAGGTGCTGATCGTCGGCAGGGACCTGGTGGCCGCCGGGGCCGGGCTGATCGACCTGATGCTGGCCGCGGGCGGGGAACTGGTCACCGTGCTGACCGGGGCAGGGGTGGACGCCTCGGTCGCCACCGCACTGCGCGAACACGTACACGCCAAGCATCTCGGGGTCGAGCTGGTGACGTATCACACGGGACACCGCGGCGACGTGCTGCTGATCGGGGTCGAGTGA
- the recG gene encoding ATP-dependent DNA helicase RecG encodes MAKLSDPLVYVLGKKSADPLAEHFGLYTVNDLLRYYPRKYSDEMTTAKEGEELEEGTHVTFVDVITKAETRFTTKQPKREYLVVTLGDRKPKVTATFFNVKFIKRQLVEGARVMLSGEVGYFKGTMQLTHPAFLVLHDSGDMRGSRSLKAIAEASGATGDDLLDAFARDFFPIYPANKKVQTWEIYACVRQVLNVLDPVPDPLPESFVRQHGLISEDQAIRAIHTAERAADRDAAAARLTFDEAIGLQWALAARRHGELSESGPAVPLRDDGLVAALRKRLPFQLTDGQEEVLKVVSAELAGTRPMNRMLQGEVGSGKTIVSVLAMLQMVDGGYQCALLAPTEVLAAQHAQSIRGVLGPLAMAGQLGGAEQSTRVALLTGSMTAQQKRAVRDEVASGQAGIVVGTHALLQDAVEFHNLGLVVVDEQHRFGVEQRDRLRGKARDGVTPHLLVMTATPIPRTVALTYYGDLETSTLRELPRGRQEIKTNTIFLTEHPRWLDRAWQRITEEVRAGRQAYIVASRIDEDDKPKGGDKKESGPPPITVVELYNRLKSGPLAGLRLGLMHGRLPADEKDAVMAAFRDGEIDVLVCTTVIEVGVDVPNATVMLVMDADRFGISQLHQLRGRIGRGQHPSLCLLATRMPETSRAGERLRAVAETQDGFKLADLDLRERREGDVLGYHQSGRPITLRFLSLHEHLDVILEAREFCSQLYEKDPGNPGMAALAAPFTGDDRVEFLDKA; translated from the coding sequence ATGGCCAAACTGTCCGATCCGCTCGTCTACGTGCTCGGCAAGAAGTCGGCCGACCCGCTCGCGGAGCACTTCGGCCTGTACACGGTCAACGACCTGCTGCGCTACTACCCGCGCAAGTACAGCGACGAGATGACGACGGCCAAGGAGGGTGAGGAGCTCGAGGAGGGCACCCACGTCACGTTCGTCGACGTCATCACGAAGGCCGAGACCCGGTTCACGACCAAACAACCCAAACGCGAATACCTCGTCGTCACCCTCGGTGACCGCAAGCCGAAGGTGACCGCGACCTTCTTCAACGTCAAGTTCATCAAGCGGCAACTGGTCGAAGGCGCGCGGGTGATGCTGTCCGGTGAGGTCGGCTACTTCAAGGGCACCATGCAGCTGACCCACCCGGCGTTCCTGGTGCTGCACGACTCCGGTGACATGCGGGGATCGCGCTCGCTCAAGGCCATTGCGGAGGCCTCGGGTGCCACCGGCGACGACCTGCTCGACGCCTTCGCGCGCGACTTCTTCCCGATCTACCCGGCCAACAAGAAGGTGCAGACCTGGGAGATCTACGCATGCGTGCGCCAGGTGCTCAACGTTCTCGATCCGGTTCCCGATCCGCTGCCGGAATCCTTTGTGCGCCAACACGGATTGATCTCCGAGGATCAGGCGATCCGGGCCATCCACACCGCCGAGCGCGCCGCCGATCGTGACGCGGCCGCGGCGCGGCTGACGTTCGACGAGGCCATCGGGCTGCAGTGGGCGCTGGCGGCCCGCCGCCACGGCGAGCTCAGCGAGTCCGGTCCCGCCGTGCCGCTGCGCGACGACGGTCTGGTCGCGGCGCTGCGAAAACGCCTGCCGTTCCAGCTGACCGACGGGCAGGAGGAGGTGCTCAAGGTGGTGTCCGCCGAACTGGCGGGCACCCGGCCGATGAACCGCATGCTGCAGGGCGAGGTCGGCTCCGGCAAGACCATCGTCTCGGTGCTGGCGATGCTGCAGATGGTCGACGGCGGCTACCAGTGTGCGCTGCTGGCACCCACGGAAGTCCTTGCCGCACAACACGCCCAGTCGATCCGCGGGGTGCTCGGGCCGCTGGCGATGGCCGGCCAGCTCGGCGGCGCCGAACAGTCCACCCGGGTCGCGCTGCTGACGGGATCGATGACCGCGCAACAGAAACGCGCGGTGCGCGACGAGGTGGCCAGCGGTCAGGCGGGCATCGTGGTCGGCACCCACGCGCTGCTGCAGGACGCCGTCGAGTTCCACAACCTCGGCCTTGTGGTGGTCGACGAACAGCACCGGTTCGGGGTGGAGCAGCGAGACCGGTTGCGCGGCAAGGCACGTGACGGCGTCACCCCGCACCTGCTGGTGATGACGGCCACCCCGATCCCGCGGACCGTCGCCCTGACCTACTACGGCGATCTGGAGACCTCGACACTGCGTGAGCTGCCCCGCGGACGGCAGGAGATCAAGACCAACACGATCTTCCTCACCGAGCACCCCCGGTGGCTGGACCGCGCGTGGCAGCGCATCACCGAGGAGGTGCGCGCCGGCAGGCAGGCCTACATCGTGGCCTCCCGCATCGACGAGGACGACAAGCCCAAGGGCGGGGACAAGAAGGAGAGCGGCCCACCGCCGATCACCGTCGTCGAGCTCTACAACCGGCTCAAGAGCGGGCCACTGGCCGGGCTGCGGCTGGGCCTGATGCACGGCAGACTGCCCGCCGACGAGAAGGACGCGGTGATGGCCGCCTTCCGCGACGGCGAGATCGACGTGCTGGTGTGCACCACCGTGATCGAGGTCGGCGTCGACGTGCCCAACGCGACCGTGATGCTGGTGATGGACGCCGACCGGTTCGGCATCAGCCAGCTGCACCAGTTGCGCGGTCGCATCGGCCGCGGCCAGCACCCCAGCCTGTGCCTGCTGGCCACCCGGATGCCGGAGACGTCCAGGGCGGGGGAGCGGCTGCGCGCGGTAGCCGAGACCCAGGACGGCTTCAAGCTCGCCGACCTGGATCTGCGCGAGCGGCGCGAGGGTGACGTGCTGGGCTACCACCAGTCCGGGCGCCCGATCACGCTGCGGTTCCTGTCGCTGCACGAGCACCTCGACGTCATCCTCGAGGCCCGTGAGTTCTGTTCGCAGCTTTACGAGAAGGATCCGGGCAATCCCGGGATGGCCGCGCTGGCCGCCCCGTTCACCGGCGACGACCGCGTCGAGTTCCTGGACAAGGCATGA
- a CDS encoding HNH endonuclease family protein produces the protein MRRKQLVWLTLVVALLVGVAAQTVMWSRDRAEFIAGADIPTVAPGTDVLAGIPVVPARIRGHDYHRAAFGDAWTDDNSAPGGHNGCDTRNDILNRDLLDKTFVSIKRCPDAVATGTLIDPYTNAVVPFTRGEKTGQAVQIDHIVPLALAWDLGARAWPQDKRVRFANDPANLLAVAGNANQDKGDQEPAAWMPPNTAFHCQYAMQFIEVLRGYQLPIDAASAEVLRGAAATCPTG, from the coding sequence ATGAGACGCAAACAGCTGGTGTGGCTGACCCTGGTGGTCGCGCTGCTGGTGGGTGTGGCGGCGCAGACCGTGATGTGGTCGCGCGACCGCGCGGAGTTCATCGCCGGGGCCGACATCCCGACCGTCGCACCGGGCACCGATGTGCTCGCCGGAATCCCCGTGGTGCCCGCGCGCATCCGCGGACACGACTACCACCGCGCGGCGTTCGGCGACGCATGGACCGACGACAACTCCGCCCCGGGCGGGCACAACGGCTGCGACACCCGCAACGACATCCTCAACCGCGACCTGCTCGACAAGACGTTCGTGTCGATCAAGCGCTGCCCCGACGCGGTCGCCACCGGCACACTGATCGACCCGTACACCAACGCGGTGGTGCCGTTCACCCGCGGCGAGAAGACCGGGCAGGCCGTGCAGATCGACCACATCGTGCCGTTGGCGCTGGCGTGGGACCTCGGTGCGCGCGCCTGGCCGCAGGACAAGCGGGTCCGGTTCGCCAACGACCCGGCCAACCTGCTGGCCGTCGCCGGGAACGCCAACCAGGACAAGGGCGATCAGGAACCGGCGGCGTGGATGCCGCCGAACACCGCGTTCCACTGCCAGTACGCGATGCAGTTCATCGAGGTGCTGCGCGGCTACCAGCTGCCGATCGACGCCGCGTCGGCGGAGGTGCTGCGCGGTGCGGCCGCCACCTGCCCGACCGGCTGA
- a CDS encoding aldo/keto reductase, whose protein sequence is MTSSSIPTVTLNDDNTMPVLGIGVGELSEADAEQAVLAALSAGYRLIDTAAAYGNEAAVGRAVRKSGVPREEIFVTSKLDVRDQGFKSAQDACRKSVEELGLGYVDLYLIHWPAGEQGKYIDSWGGLMKNKELGDAKSIGVSNFHEEHLSNVIDLSFFTPAVNQIELHPLLNQAHLREVNKGYGIVTQAYSPLGVGRLLDNETVVSVAQAHGKTPAQVLIKWSLQLGNSVITRSRSPEHLAANLEVFDFELTDDQMAALNGLDDGTRYRPDPETYTG, encoded by the coding sequence ATGACCTCCTCGTCCATTCCGACGGTCACGCTCAACGACGACAACACCATGCCGGTGCTCGGCATCGGCGTCGGCGAGCTGTCCGAGGCCGACGCCGAGCAGGCGGTGCTGGCGGCGCTGTCGGCCGGTTACCGACTGATCGACACCGCCGCCGCGTACGGCAACGAGGCCGCCGTCGGCCGCGCGGTACGCAAGTCCGGGGTGCCCCGCGAGGAGATCTTCGTCACCAGCAAGCTCGACGTCCGCGACCAGGGTTTCAAGAGTGCGCAGGACGCCTGCCGCAAGAGTGTCGAGGAACTCGGTCTCGGCTACGTCGACCTGTACCTGATCCACTGGCCCGCCGGTGAGCAGGGCAAGTACATCGACAGCTGGGGCGGGCTGATGAAGAACAAGGAGCTCGGCGACGCCAAGTCCATCGGGGTGTCCAACTTCCACGAGGAGCACCTGTCGAACGTCATCGACCTGTCGTTCTTCACCCCCGCGGTCAACCAGATCGAGCTGCACCCGCTGCTCAACCAGGCGCACCTGCGCGAGGTGAACAAGGGCTACGGGATCGTCACCCAGGCGTACAGCCCGCTGGGCGTGGGCCGGCTGCTGGACAACGAGACCGTCGTCTCGGTGGCCCAGGCGCACGGCAAGACCCCGGCGCAGGTGCTGATCAAGTGGAGCCTGCAGCTGGGCAACTCGGTCATCACCCGGTCGAGGTCGCCGGAGCACCTGGCGGCCAACCTCGAGGTGTTCGACTTCGAGCTCACCGACGACCAGATGGCCGCGCTCAACGGCCTGGACGACGGCACCCGGTACCGCCCGGACCCGGAGACGTACACCGGCTAG
- a CDS encoding aldo/keto reductase → MASPLITLNDGNAIPQVGLGVWQTPPEATERAVATALEAGYRHIDTAAAYQNEREVGQALAKSGLRREDVYITTKLWNADQGYDSTLAAFDKSMERLGLEYLDLYLVHWPMPKTNKYVDTFKAFAYLRDQGRIRSIGVSNFEPEHLRTLIDATGVVPAVNQIELHPLLQQQELREVHAELGIATEAWSPLGQGSLLANPTVTSVAEAHGRTPAQVLIRWHIQLGNIVIPKSVTPERIVSNFDVFDFELSEQDMASISSLGDGTRLGPDPRNFEFTG, encoded by the coding sequence ATGGCATCTCCCTTGATCACGCTGAATGACGGTAATGCGATCCCCCAGGTTGGACTCGGAGTTTGGCAGACGCCGCCGGAGGCCACCGAGCGCGCGGTTGCCACGGCGCTGGAGGCGGGCTACCGACACATCGACACCGCCGCCGCCTACCAGAACGAACGCGAGGTCGGGCAGGCGCTGGCCAAGTCGGGTCTGCGCCGCGAGGACGTCTACATCACGACCAAGCTGTGGAACGCCGACCAGGGTTATGACAGCACGCTGGCCGCGTTCGACAAGAGCATGGAGCGGCTGGGCCTGGAGTATCTCGATCTGTATCTGGTGCACTGGCCGATGCCGAAGACCAACAAGTACGTCGACACCTTCAAGGCGTTCGCCTACCTGCGTGACCAGGGCCGGATCCGCTCGATCGGGGTGAGCAACTTCGAGCCCGAACACCTGCGCACGCTGATCGACGCCACCGGCGTCGTGCCCGCCGTCAACCAGATCGAGCTGCACCCGCTGCTTCAGCAGCAGGAGCTGCGTGAGGTACACGCCGAACTGGGCATCGCCACCGAGGCGTGGAGCCCGCTGGGGCAGGGATCGCTGCTGGCGAATCCGACCGTCACCTCAGTCGCGGAGGCGCACGGACGCACCCCGGCGCAGGTACTGATTAGGTGGCATATCCAACTCGGCAATATAGTCATCCCGAAATCGGTGACCCCCGAGCGGATTGTGAGCAACTTCGACGTGTTCGACTTCGAGTTGAGCGAGCAGGACATGGCGTCGATCTCGTCGCTCGGCGATGGCACTCGCCTGGGTCCCGACCCGAGAAATTTCGAGTTCACAGGGTAG
- a CDS encoding alpha/beta hydrolase yields MTASLPADGAYSPGRKEALVTAMAGVTLRALPRIPDPVKRLLLAGRTVTVDGNTLDTTVQLMLAGQKLVGIDGLSGTNNVAAARAQLRDLSGGFRQAIPVAAVRDLTVTGGDGEIPARHYVPPTSTADTAAPLLVFFHGGGFVIGDLDSHDDLCRLICRDAGVHVLSVDYRLAPEHKAPAAADDGFAAYRWAREHAAELGADPDRVAVGGDSAGGNIAAVVAQRARAEGVPQPALQLLIYPWTNPSGETRSQTLFASGYFLTKADIEWFADKYVTGASVQITDPVVSPLLADDLSGLAPALVLTGGFDPLRDEGVAYAEALRAAGVAVDLRQAGALIHGFANMFPIGGGCAAAVADMISALRTRLRGV; encoded by the coding sequence ATGACTGCGAGTCTGCCAGCTGACGGCGCGTACAGCCCGGGACGCAAGGAGGCGCTCGTCACCGCGATGGCGGGTGTCACCCTGCGCGCGTTGCCGCGCATCCCCGACCCGGTGAAACGCCTGCTGCTGGCGGGCCGCACGGTGACGGTGGACGGCAACACCCTCGACACCACGGTGCAGCTGATGCTCGCCGGGCAGAAGCTGGTCGGGATCGACGGTCTGAGCGGCACCAACAACGTGGCGGCGGCGCGGGCGCAGCTGCGCGACCTGTCCGGCGGGTTCCGGCAGGCGATCCCGGTGGCCGCGGTGAGAGATCTCACCGTGACCGGCGGGGACGGTGAGATCCCGGCCCGCCACTACGTTCCGCCCACATCCACCGCCGACACGGCCGCCCCGCTGCTGGTGTTCTTCCACGGCGGCGGCTTCGTGATCGGCGACCTCGACAGCCACGACGACCTGTGCCGGCTGATCTGCCGCGACGCCGGGGTGCACGTGCTGTCGGTCGACTACCGGCTGGCCCCCGAGCACAAGGCGCCCGCCGCCGCCGACGACGGGTTCGCCGCCTACCGCTGGGCGCGCGAGCACGCCGCCGAACTCGGTGCCGACCCGGACCGCGTCGCGGTCGGCGGGGACAGCGCCGGCGGCAACATCGCCGCCGTCGTCGCCCAGCGCGCCCGTGCCGAGGGAGTGCCGCAACCGGCGCTGCAACTGCTCATCTACCCGTGGACCAACCCCAGCGGCGAGACCCGGTCGCAGACCCTGTTCGCCTCCGGCTACTTCCTGACGAAGGCCGACATCGAGTGGTTCGCCGACAAGTACGTCACCGGTGCGTCGGTGCAGATCACTGATCCGGTCGTGTCACCGCTGCTGGCCGACGACCTGTCCGGGCTCGCGCCTGCACTGGTGCTGACCGGCGGCTTCGACCCACTGCGCGACGAGGGCGTGGCCTACGCCGAGGCACTGCGCGCCGCCGGGGTGGCCGTCGACCTGCGGCAGGCCGGTGCGCTGATCCACGGCTTCGCCAACATGTTCCCGATCGGGGGCGGTTGCGCGGCCGCGGTCGCCGACATGATCAGCGCGCTGCGCACCCGTCTGCGCGGCGTCTGA
- a CDS encoding DsbA family protein — MASKPKKTPKYDLKAADKKRNLAVQIGLTAIVVIFAVALVLYIVMTKEDKPGEGEAKPIRVASSDVITGDDGEPKAVLSLYEDFLCPACGNFEKAFGPTINRLIDSGAVAADYYMVSILDRAGQGYSTRAANAAYCVAEADTEAFRRFHAALYAQQPPEGVGPFPDEARLTEVARQAGVVGDVPNCIEKGRYDDMVKGMAKATEVKATPTIRINGKDYKPTTPDALIDEIRSIVGDLPVLDAGAPPPNPDPTTPAPAPAPAP, encoded by the coding sequence GTGGCCTCGAAACCGAAGAAGACCCCGAAGTACGACCTGAAGGCGGCCGACAAGAAACGCAATCTGGCCGTACAGATCGGGTTGACCGCGATCGTCGTGATCTTCGCCGTCGCGCTGGTGCTCTACATCGTCATGACCAAGGAGGACAAGCCCGGCGAGGGTGAGGCCAAGCCGATCCGGGTGGCGTCCAGCGACGTCATCACCGGTGACGACGGCGAGCCCAAGGCCGTGCTGTCGCTCTACGAGGACTTCCTGTGCCCGGCGTGCGGCAACTTCGAGAAGGCCTTCGGCCCGACGATCAACCGGCTGATCGACAGCGGCGCCGTGGCGGCCGACTACTACATGGTCTCGATCCTGGACCGGGCCGGCCAGGGGTACTCGACCCGCGCCGCGAACGCCGCCTACTGCGTGGCCGAAGCCGACACCGAGGCGTTCCGCCGCTTCCACGCCGCGCTGTACGCCCAGCAGCCGCCCGAGGGCGTCGGCCCGTTCCCGGACGAGGCCCGGCTGACCGAGGTGGCGCGCCAGGCCGGCGTCGTCGGCGACGTCCCGAACTGCATCGAGAAGGGCCGCTACGACGACATGGTCAAGGGCATGGCCAAGGCGACCGAGGTCAAGGCCACCCCGACCATCCGCATCAACGGCAAGGACTACAAGCCGACGACCCCCGACGCGCTGATCGACGAGATCAGGAGCATCGTCGGTGACCTGCCCGTGCTCGACGCCGGTGCGCCGCCGCCGAATCCGGATCCGACGACCCCGGCGCCCGCTCCCGCTCCCGCTCCATGA
- a CDS encoding vitamin K epoxide reductase family protein, whose amino-acid sequence MSVSAPGEVSPAEPDSPEHGGVHVGRLSALWVLIAGVVGLSSALALTIEKVELLKNPAYVPTCSLNPVLSCGSVMVTPQAAVFGFPNSLIGIVSFTVVLVTGVLAVARVQLPRWYWAGLAVGTLLGTVFVHWLIYQSVFTIGALCLYCMVVWSMTIPLLVVVTTIAVQPQRGNAVLRGLHTWRWSIVALWFTAVILLCLVRFWSYWSTLL is encoded by the coding sequence ATGAGCGTGAGCGCGCCAGGGGAGGTGTCCCCGGCCGAGCCGGACAGCCCCGAGCACGGTGGGGTGCACGTCGGGCGGCTGAGCGCGCTGTGGGTCCTGATCGCCGGCGTGGTGGGCCTCTCGTCGGCGCTGGCGCTGACCATCGAGAAGGTCGAGCTGCTCAAGAACCCGGCCTACGTGCCGACGTGCAGCCTCAACCCGGTGCTGTCCTGCGGTTCGGTGATGGTCACCCCGCAGGCCGCCGTGTTCGGTTTCCCGAACTCGCTGATCGGCATCGTGTCGTTCACCGTCGTGCTGGTGACCGGGGTGCTCGCGGTGGCCCGGGTTCAGCTGCCCCGCTGGTACTGGGCCGGGCTGGCGGTCGGCACGCTGCTGGGCACGGTGTTCGTGCACTGGCTGATCTACCAGAGCGTGTTCACCATCGGCGCGCTGTGCCTGTACTGCATGGTGGTGTGGTCGATGACCATCCCGCTGCTGGTCGTGGTGACGACGATCGCGGTGCAGCCGCAGCGCGGCAACGCCGTGCTGCGCGGGCTGCACACCTGGCGCTGGTCGATCGTGGCGCTGTGGTTCACCGCGGTGATCCTGTTGTGCCTGGTGCGGTTCTGGAGTTACTGGTCCACTCTGCTCTGA